DNA sequence from the Sylvia atricapilla isolate bSylAtr1 chromosome 15, bSylAtr1.pri, whole genome shotgun sequence genome:
caaaaATCTCAATTTCAAGCTGCATGCAGAAAGGATACAGTGACATATGAAATTCTCCTTTGAGCATTGATGCTTAACTAACTTCTGTCAAAATTAATTATCCAGACATAtgcaaaaaaagaggaaattttatACAAGCTACTCAAAACATATCATGTTACAGTGGTGCCTGTCTTAAAATAGACCTGCTCAGATAGAATCAAAACTTCCTTCCTTGGAATACATCAAAAGTTGTACCACAAATCACCTGTAGCTACTTGTGAACCTGGATTTACACTGACCCTcaaagatgttttatttaataatatataCTTTATACATTTTTCTATTACATTATCAGAGGTCTGCAGAATATGGAAAATGGATTTTAGTTCACTGTGATACTGGAACTACTCAAGAGCTGTCCCTCatttacaaaaaagaaaaatgctgcacCAATTTGTTTTGcacatttcacagcatttcCCTCATAAACAAAGCTTTCCCAATTctactgtttttgttttcttctcagataAAGCAAACCCAGCAAATATTATAACAGCCTTGAATAAGCAAAACTCCTTTCATTAAAGCAGCAAAGGTCTTAGCAAAACCACTGGACTATTTTTTAAGGACACACAACCATGTGTCAACCCGTGAcctgtttctgtgctgcagttttaagcaggcagctgaaaaatatttatagtgAGATAAATTTAACATCACCCTTTGAGCTGTACAGCTTTATGGTGCAATGAGGCTGTGAGAGACTTTCTTAaaggaaaacacctccaaacaCAGTTTTGCTTGTGCCAGTTCAAAGgtgctgtgttttcctcagCATTGTTACACATCGACTTTTGCCTTTCCAGACATCACACTTCAAACTTTGAATTCCATTTCAAGTTACCTGTTCATAAAAGTAGAGTGCTCTTTCAAAGTTCTTTAGCCCAGTGTATATCATCCCACCATAGTAGTAGTAACATAAAAAGTGCTTCGCATCATATGCCCCATTCTCTTTACAAATATCCATCATGTCCACATCTAGATACGGGAGGGCAGGTTTAAAGCATTTTGCTAACAAACAGAgctacaagaaaataaatcaagtttTCATAAATTAGCCATTTCCATTCAAGTTTCCACGAGAAGGAATTGAAACTAACTTCATTAGCACTACTGCATAAATATCACTCTCCCAGGAGTTAAATAACAGAGTAGTGGAGTAACACAGGTTGAAAATCTTTAACAGAGATTATTAACTGTTCTAAAACTATCTGACtcctaaagaaattaaactcttaattaattaattaaatctgTTTGAAACTCCAGGACCGCCAGACTACTGTGCTGGCAGCATTAAATATTGTTCTGAACATTCCTGTCCAACCCTGAATCCCAGGAGCCAAGAATGAGACAGAAATACAAATCCAGGCCAAAGACACCAAGACAAACATGTCTTTTGTCAGACTTGAGCAGACAGTAGCTGGATATTACACTGATACCACCCAAGGCAAGTTCAGTGTGACTTTCAGCCCACAGAGAACGGATGTCAAAGGACTTTCTGAAGTCATCAACAAAATCAAAGATCTGAGGACATACACCgaacatttaaaattagtaATTAATCTGTATATCAGattatgattttatttcagtatattaaatattaaatattatttactcctgggaaaaaaccaaaccaaaatccaGTTGAAAAATCCATTCTTACACTGCGATATGTGAACACGTATTTCCTTGACAGTTTATAGGTATTTTATAAACTTTTATTCTCACAAAAAGCCCTTCTGATCCCCTTACCTGGCAGAGATCTGCATGTATTGAGGTCAGCTGGTTTGTGTTCATCTGCATCTTGTCTATGGCTTGTCTGAGAATGCTAATTCCTCGCAGGGGCTGTCAGAAATTACATCTCTTTCAGATAATTTCTCATAGATGGCAGCACATTGGATCTTATGTTGACacttacaaatgaaaaataacactAATTGACAGGTTCCATTAAGTAATAGTTAACTTGAGGTTCCCTTTTTGTAGGACATCGCAGattcttggaaaataaaattaacctTGGCTATACAACTTCTCTTGATAAAGTCATCAATTCTGCTCCACAAAGCCAATCTCATCAGGAATACAGTAATCTATCAATAAGAAAACCCTCCTTGATTCCATGACTCCATCTAAACTCCCAACAAATACTAAAGACAAGGTTCTCACTTCACTCCACTTTGAAGCAGAGATCAAATCTGGTCTGTCTCAGGCTAGACTTCACCAAAGTGGCCTGAAAAAGCCAGGATTGTAGCAACAAAACCACTGGTCAAGTATTTCTTAATGAAGTTTTCTGCACATTTAAAGGCATTTAATTAAGAACATTGTATGACACCAGTGAGAATAACACTGAAACTAAAATCACTGACTCACCAGTGCTAATAACCCTTGCAGCTCTCTCCTCTACTCATGCACACATTGTCTGAAGAACATTCCTGGTACTACAGATCTCTTATTTAATGTGGGAGAACATGTTTTTAGGTGACTTTTCTCCCCCCAAAAGTATCTTCCTTAGGTTTTCCTTAGAGAAATCTTAGAATTTTGTTTGGTTCATCACCTTTCAGTAAAGTTAACATCCAAAGAGCTGTACAGAAACACTTGATGTGAAGTTAGTGGCAAATCTTTATGGAGTAAGAGGCTGGTAACACCCCCTTTAAGCCTTGGGTATAGAGTAGCTTATTTGTACCAAATGATACTTGCTCACCTGTTTTCTCTCCACAAGGGCATTTGTTAACTGGTGGCACAGGCCAGCAACTAGACAcagtaaaaaacaaagaaagaacaCCTCTGTGAAAAATCAGTATTACCAAACTATTcaaaaatatatcaatatatcaaATATATCAGGCTTAACTTACAAGTGTCTGTTGCATATCTAATGTGTTCTCCATTGCAAGTGCTGATAAAAAGCTGCACCTGTGAGAATAACGTTTCGAAGTCAGGGATGCTGGGCATAGAAAACTTCACAAACCTgcaacaaagaaacaaaaggttCAGCATTTAATGGAGGTTCataaaaaatactcattttcatTGCTAAGTCTCTGCATGTAGGTGCTTGCAAACAAATCCAAAGTGCTTAGGAGAGCATGGGATTTCCCCAGTAGCTGCACAGCAACATCTGAAAACACCTTTCTATGTGCAATGTAATTCTAAATTTAGTGCAAACTACAATGGCAAAGATAATTTTCAGTATTAtcagtattttgtttcaaaagaaTACTAGAACAAGTGCTAGAATTCTGGTCTTTCCcttaaaagagaattttaaaatagcacTGGAACATGCAGATAGTTCCCTTGAAATGAGACCGAGCCAATTTGAAATTCAAGACTAAATATCTTTACCTTAATTCAGCACCACCCCCAAGGCAACTCTAGTTTTATCTTAAACTCCAGACAGCAGCAAGAGCCTCAGCACTGTCTAAAGACAAACATCCAAGACCCATGATAAAAGCCTGGCTTTTACTGGAACACAAGGTCTTGCTCCATGCTTACAGTTCAGTATATTAATGCcctgaaaataaagttttaaaagctcATCCTGTATCTTTTTGCTGAACACATATGGAAAACCACttatggaatcccagaatggtttggattggatagGaacttaaagcccatccagttccaatctcagccacaggcagggacaccttccactatcccaggttgttccgagccttttccaacctgactttggacacttccagggatccagggacagccacagcttctctggaaatctgtgccagtgccagaACAAAACACTTTGTTTGGCTGACAGTTCAGCCCACTGCCTgaagttttaatatttaattaaaagcaagtAACACTTACAAGACAGCAAGAACACCTAGTGAGTGTTCCTGTACATCCAGGGCACCGAGCACTGTATCCagatgagaaatattttttgctagCAGCTCTCCACTTTTATTGATCAGTTCACAAAGCTGGGTCATTTgccctgaaaaataaaaagcattgtTGTCAAAGCCCAGTTAGAGAACATTCATCCATTCTCACACTTCCTTATAACCTGCTTTCCCATGTAACCTCAGGAAATGTTAGTATCACCctaagttttaattttctttaataaaacaGGTATTAATTTTCTACccaccacattttttttttaataaaaccaatACCAGAGCTTGCTCTTTACTGGCCCTCAAGCACTGCCCAACTTTCAGGTCTGCTCATAAGCATTTTTTTGACATAGAAGTTAAAGTTACAAGTAAGTACCTACaacaaaagtatttaaaaactgtccttaaatttaatttgtaCAATTAAAACTACAATATTATTCTATATGCTGTGAGCTATGAACACAGCATGAAAAGTGACTACTTTGAATGAGGAAGGTATGGTAAGCCCCAAAACCCTTAGAAAGAAAGCAGAGCCATTCCCATGAACTGCTTTCAAACTCTTCCTCCCTCACAATTAATTGAATGAATTAACACAATGTCCTTCTGAAGCTGAGTATTGTTTCAAGCAGAGTATTGTTTCAATGTTCAATCCTTGCAgattagagagaaaaaacagaggTTCTCTCACCCTTAACAAAAGTCTCCAGAAGATGAGGAATAGTGCCTCCATTCAGACAGATTTACACTACCCTCAGGTCTGTGGCCTTTTcctttgagaaaggaaaagcagggaagttCTAGCAATGAAATGTTAGTTTTGAAGTGACAGAGGGATCAAAAATTCCAAATGGGGGACTAGAGCCCACAGATTTGCCTCCAAAACCATTCTCCCCCCtatggaattaaaaaaaggcataagCATGGGAAGGAATGGGGCTTGTAAAACTCTCTGTGCTTTGATAATGGTGTTCAGGCACTGCAAACCCCTAGTTCTGGTGCCCTTCCTATTCTAGAAATCCACCCCTTCCACAGTTCTATCACTTAacattccaaaaaaaaaaccaaaaataaaaccacctcAGACTCTGAGCAAACTGGTCTACTGGAGGGTGCTCCTGTCCATGGCAAGGGTTGGAAAGAGATGGCCTTTAACGTctgttccaacccaaaccattttgggaTTCTGTCATCCATCCTCtacccaaacacacacacacagaacaaCTTAGAGTCTAAGCAGAAATCCCAATATTAGGCCCAAGTAAATGTCCCTTTCTGTCACCTCCCAGGCAGCCAAATGACAGTCAGAAGCCACCAGAAGCACAGACATTGCTCCTGAGTGCTGCCACGTCCAGCTGCCTGTCAGGCTCTGGATTTactttcacagaatcccaggatggtttgggttggaagggactttaaaaatcatctcatccCAAACCtcagccatgggcagagacactttctgatagaccaggttgctccaagccccattcagcctggccttggacacttccagggatccaggggcagccacagcttttaTGGGAATtctgtgccagcacctccccaccctcacagggaaaaattctttcctaatatccaatctaaccctactcttttattattataaagccattccccctttcctgtcCTCCCAAGGCCCTTATAAATAGTCTCTCCTCATCTTTCCTGTAGCTCCCTCCAGatactggaaggccacaataaggccaccccagagccttttcttttccagactgaacaatCCAGATTCTCACAACCTTTCCTCATAGCTCCATCCCTCCAATGATCTTGGTGGTCTCATCTGGACTTGCTCCACCAGGTCCATGTCCTCACTGTGCTGGAGACTTTCTCACAGAGAACATCTCCCTGGCTCATCCCTAATGGGAGAACTTCGAGAAAGCAAACCCGTCTCCCCTTGAGCCTTCTGCATCCCCAAAACTCTGTGATACAAAGTTCTCCAGCTCAACGTCAGGAGAACAAAGATCCATCTTCCATCTGCTTTGTATCCACACCTTGCAGGTATAAATTGTCTCTGAAGTATAAATACTTTGTATTTATGAAGCGAAACCAGAGTAGGAGAAATCTGGAGTTCAACCCAAGAACTGCCAGAGATAAAACCTGGGGCCATGGCGAGAAAAACCAATTTTTGATCAGCTTCTGGGAGGAAACATCCCAGGCAGAGACCAGTCAGAACACATTTCACAGAGCATCAGCTCAGAGGGAAAGTTCAAGAACCAGGAAACGCTGCACCCACACACAGTAAAATTAGGACTTTGGCAGTGAAACTCAGGAATTCTGACTGTGATTATTAAAATCCTTTGTGGACACGTGGTTATAGTCTCAGATCTGTCACACAGTTCCGTGGTGGGGCGGGACTCTGTCCATGATCTGCTTGGAAATATAGAGCACGGACACTTGGACAactcagaaatatattttaaaccaTACTTATCGCAACCTGCCCGTTCATTAGGAAGATGACAGGCTGAGTCACACAATCCCAGTTAAAGCCCTAGCGATGCTCGCTCCTCCCCGTTTTAAAGGCTCAGATTTTGGCAGGATGACCGGCGCGGGCTCCGCTACCGAAACCACCCCCTGGGAGAACCACGGAGCTCTGTGAGAGCACCGCCGGTCCCTGGTGCCCTGTCACACGGCCGGGATCCCTTCGGGGCTGCCCTGAACTAACCCCGGCACGGGCCCCGCAGCCTCGGGGCTGCAGCACTCCGGACCCGCGCCTGAGGGAGCGCCGTGCGAGCGGGCAggccccggcccgccgccccGTCACTCGCGCGGCTTGACGAGCTTCCTTCGGTCTTCGCCGTCCTCCCTCGGCCCCGCGGGCCCGCCCCGTCCTCCCGGTCTCCCCGGCCGGCCCCGTCCCCCTCACCCTGGGCCGAGAGCTGCCGGACGCTGTTGACGAACTGCTCCAGGGCCGACGCCATCTTGGCGGCTCGCGCCGCGGCCGCGCGCgcggaggggcggggcggggggagcggcgcgcgccgggagccgccgcccgGCGCCCGCCAATGAGGGGCGGCCGCGGGAGCCGCGCGACGCCCGCCGCCCGCGCGCCACTTCCGCCGCCTCTCGCGAGAAGCGCGGTCGCTATGGCAACCGCCGGCCCCGCGTCAGGCGCGCGGGAGGGGCCGTGACTCAGCAGCGCTGGGGGGCGGGGGGTGACGTCATGGCGCGTCAGCACCTCGCGACATGAGGCCTTCCGCGACACGGGGGACCACCGCGACATGGGGCCTTCGTGTCACCGGCGACCCACGCGACACGAGGGTCCATGGGATAAGGGACCCCTGCGACATGTGTCCACCAGCGGCACGAGGACATCTGTGACAACGCGCTCTCCCTGACGCGGGTGGCCGGTCCCTCCCGCTACCCGCGCGGCGGGGGGTGAAGCCCACCCGAATGGCTGCACTGCACCAGCAGAGGTTTAATCCCTTTTGTCCCTTCTGACGGGACTCCAATGTGGAGGTTGTCGTCTCATTGCCTGGAATGTTTGCTCTGGTACCAGGGAATAGGATTTGAATCCCTCAGGTTTATACACGGGTCTGTATTTTCCATCCTTCGGCAGCTGAAGCGGCGTGTCCCGGAGCTGTTGCAGGCAGGGAATGTGTCGGCCGTTCAGTATCCATGAAGATGATGGAAGCCTGAGTGGAGATCACAGTCGTAAAATatccagagctggaaggaacccacaGGGGTCctccagtccaactcctggccctgcacaggacaagcccgaaatcccaccctgtgcctgagagggttatccaaatgctccttgagcTCCGTCAGGCTTGGTGCCCCGAccgctgccctggggagccaTAAATTTGCATGTATTCCCTCCCTGCTTAGTCAGGAACATCCAGCTGTGTTGAAATCCCATTCCTTGCAGGAAGCAAAACGCCTGCGGTTGCAAGTGAAAGCACAACACAGACCTGAACTTCACACGTtcccctcccagcctcagctgagaTCACCATCGTGTCCAGCcagctctcccttcctcccctccgTGACCTTCCCCAGGTCACACGATCCAAACAGCAAATTTGCCCTCTCTGTGAAACAAGGACAACACATTCCACTTGGAAAGATTC
Encoded proteins:
- the COPS3 gene encoding COP9 signalosome complex subunit 3 isoform X4, encoding MASALEQFVNSVRQLSAQGQMTQLCELINKSGELLAKNISHLDTVLGALDVQEHSLGVLAVLFVKFSMPSIPDFETLFSQVQLFISTCNGEHIRYATDTFAGLCHQLTNALVERKQPLRGISILRQAIDKMQMNTNQLTSIHADLCQLCLLAKCFKPALPYLDVDMMDICKENGAYDAKHFLCYYYYGGMIYTGLKNFERALYFYEQPLSNAYHELAQVYSTNKPSELRNLVNKHSETFTRDNNMGLVKQCLSSLYKKNIQRLTKTFLTLSLQDMASRVQLSGPQEAEKYVLHMIEDGEIFASINQKDGMVCFHDNPEKYNNPAMLHNIDQEMLKCIELDERLKAMDQEITVNPQFVQKSMGSQEDDSGTKPSSYS